The following are encoded together in the Salmonella enterica subsp. enterica serovar Choleraesuis genome:
- a CDS encoding NAD(P)-dependent oxidoreductase, with protein MHYQPQNDLLQNRIILVTGANTGIGQEAAVTYARYGARLVLLGRSEEKLQPVARQIQQQSGFTPHCFTLDFAAASAAECHQMAAQIAAKVPRLDGVLHNAGMLGEVRPMIEQTPDIWAKVMQVNVNTTFFLTQALLPLLLKSEAGSLVFTSSSVGRQGRADWGAYAVSKFATEGMMQVLAEEYKQQNLRVNCINPGGTRTQMRASAFPTENPQLLKTPADIMPLYLWLMGDDSRRKTGMSFDAQPNRKPGIAQ; from the coding sequence GTGCACTATCAACCTCAAAACGATCTGCTGCAAAATCGCATTATTCTGGTCACCGGTGCTAATACCGGCATTGGCCAGGAAGCGGCAGTGACCTATGCCCGTTACGGAGCACGCCTGGTGCTACTGGGCCGTAGTGAAGAAAAGCTGCAGCCTGTTGCCCGTCAGATTCAGCAGCAAAGCGGTTTTACTCCACACTGCTTTACTCTGGACTTTGCTGCCGCTAGCGCAGCTGAGTGCCACCAAATGGCCGCGCAAATAGCGGCAAAAGTTCCGCGCCTTGATGGCGTGTTGCACAATGCCGGCATGCTGGGCGAAGTACGCCCGATGATTGAACAAACGCCGGACATCTGGGCTAAAGTGATGCAGGTAAATGTTAACACGACCTTTTTCCTTACTCAGGCATTGTTACCGCTTCTGCTTAAATCCGAAGCCGGTTCTCTGGTATTTACCAGTTCCAGCGTCGGCCGTCAGGGGCGTGCCGACTGGGGAGCCTACGCGGTATCTAAATTTGCCACCGAAGGAATGATGCAGGTATTGGCTGAGGAGTATAAACAGCAAAATCTGCGGGTTAACTGTATTAATCCCGGCGGTACCCGTACCCAAATGCGGGCCAGTGCCTTCCCAACCGAAAATCCGCAGTTGCTGAAAACTCCCGCCGATATTATGCCTCTTTATCTGTGGCTGATGGGTGACGACAGCCGCCGTAAAACCGGGATGAGCTTTGATGCTCAACCTAATCGCAAACCGGGGATTGCTCAATGA
- the sohB gene encoding protease SohB: MDLIANYGLFLAKVVTLVAALAAVVIIVVGAASRNKKQRGELQVTRLGDNYQEMQEHIEGALLENHQQKLWQKARKKRHKLEEKAAKARAKGGATSDSGKPKLYVLDFKGSMDAREVGGLREEVTAILAVAKPQDEVLLRLESPGGVVHGYGLAASQLKRLRDRQISLTVAVDKVAASGGYMMACVANRIVAAPFAIVGSIGVVAQIPNFHRLLKRNDIDVELHTAGEYKRTLTLFGENNDQGREKFREELNETHDLFKQFVHEMRPELDIDKVATGEHWYGTQALDLNLVDEIITSDDWILNRIRQYEVVGLHYQQRRRLIDKVTGSAANSADRLLLRWWQRGQKPLV, translated from the coding sequence GTGGATCTGATTGCAAATTACGGATTGTTCCTGGCGAAGGTGGTCACACTGGTCGCCGCGTTGGCTGCGGTAGTCATTATCGTAGTGGGTGCCGCGTCGCGTAATAAAAAGCAGCGGGGTGAGCTACAGGTTACCCGTCTTGGTGATAACTACCAGGAGATGCAGGAACATATAGAAGGCGCTTTGCTAGAGAATCATCAGCAAAAACTGTGGCAAAAGGCGCGAAAAAAACGTCACAAGCTGGAAGAGAAAGCTGCAAAAGCACGCGCCAAAGGCGGTGCAACCAGCGACTCAGGCAAGCCTAAACTCTATGTTCTCGATTTTAAAGGCAGTATGGATGCCCGTGAAGTGGGCGGATTGCGTGAAGAAGTTACGGCTATCCTGGCCGTGGCGAAACCGCAGGATGAAGTGCTGCTGCGCCTGGAAAGCCCCGGCGGCGTGGTTCATGGTTATGGCCTGGCTGCATCACAGCTCAAACGCCTGCGCGACCGACAAATAAGCCTGACCGTGGCCGTGGATAAAGTGGCTGCCAGCGGGGGATATATGATGGCTTGCGTTGCCAATCGTATTGTGGCCGCGCCATTTGCCATTGTAGGTTCTATCGGCGTGGTGGCCCAAATCCCTAACTTCCACCGTCTGCTAAAGCGTAATGATATCGACGTGGAGCTACACACTGCCGGAGAGTACAAGCGGACTCTGACTCTGTTTGGCGAAAACAATGACCAGGGACGAGAAAAGTTTCGCGAAGAACTCAATGAGACTCACGACCTGTTTAAGCAGTTCGTACACGAAATGCGTCCGGAACTGGATATTGATAAAGTCGCTACCGGCGAGCACTGGTATGGCACTCAGGCGCTTGATCTAAATCTGGTTGATGAAATCATCACCAGCGATGATTGGATCTTAAACCGTATTCGCCAGTACGAAGTGGTGGGTCTGCATTACCAGCAACGCCGTCGGCTGATTGATAAAGTTACCGGTAGTGCAGCGAATAGCGCCGATCGTCTGCTATTACGCTGGTGGCAGCGGGGCCAGAAACCGCTGGTTTAG
- the topA gene encoding DNA topoisomerase 1: MGKALVIVESPAKAKTINKYLGSGYVVKSSVGHIRDLPTSGSAQKKNADSAATKTTKKVKKDERTALVNRMGIDPWHEWKAHYEVLPGKEKVVSELQALAEKADHIYLATDLDREGEAIAWHLREVIGGDDQRYSRVVFNEITKNAIQQAFEKPGELNIDRVNAQQARRFMDRVVGYMVSPLLWKKIARGLSAGRVQSVAVRLVVEREREIKAFVPEEYWEVDANLSTPAGDTLPVAVTHQNDKPFRPVNREETEAAVALLKKASYSVTEREDKPTSSKPGAPFITSTLQQAASTRLGFGVKKTMMMAQRLYEAGYITYMRTDSTNLSQDALNMVRDYIGDNFGDKYLPKAANSYASKENSQEAHEAIRPSDVAVLAETLKDMEADAQKLYQLIWRQFVACQMTPAQYDSTTLTVSAGDFRLKARGRILRFDGWTRVMPALRKGDEDRTLPAVNRGDALSLIDLLPEQHFTKPPARFSEASLVKELEKRGIGRPSTYASIISTIQDRGYVKTENRRFYAEKMGEIVTDRLEENFRGLMNYDFTAQMENSLDQVANHEAEWKGVLDNFFGDFTKQLETAEKDPEEGGMRPNQMVLTSIDCPTCGRKMGIRTASTGVFLGCSGYALSPKERCKTTINLISENEVLNVLEGDDAETNALRAKRRCQKCGTAMDSYLIDPKRKLHVCGNNPGCDGYEIEEGEFRIKGYDGPVVECEKCGSEMHLKMGRFGKYMGCTNEECKNTRKILRNGEVAPPKEDPVPLPELPCEKSDAYFVLRDGAAGVFLAANTFPKSRETRAPAVEELYRFRDRLPEKLRYLADAPAQDPQGNKTTVRFSRKTKQQYVASEKDGKATGWSAFFVDGKWVETKK, from the coding sequence ATGGGTAAAGCTCTTGTTATCGTGGAGTCCCCGGCAAAAGCCAAAACGATCAACAAATATCTGGGCAGCGGCTACGTGGTTAAATCCAGCGTCGGCCACATCCGGGATTTGCCGACCAGCGGTTCTGCGCAGAAAAAAAACGCAGACTCTGCCGCCACCAAAACGACCAAAAAAGTCAAAAAAGATGAGCGCACTGCGCTGGTTAACCGTATGGGGATCGATCCCTGGCACGAATGGAAAGCCCATTACGAAGTGCTGCCGGGGAAAGAAAAAGTCGTTTCTGAACTCCAGGCGTTAGCTGAGAAAGCTGACCACATCTATCTCGCAACTGACCTTGACCGCGAAGGGGAAGCCATTGCATGGCACCTGCGGGAAGTTATCGGTGGTGACGACCAGCGCTACAGCCGCGTGGTCTTTAACGAAATAACCAAGAATGCCATTCAACAGGCGTTCGAGAAGCCGGGCGAGCTGAATATCGACCGGGTAAATGCCCAGCAGGCGCGTCGCTTTATGGACCGCGTAGTGGGTTACATGGTTTCCCCGCTGCTGTGGAAGAAAATTGCCCGCGGATTGTCGGCGGGGCGCGTTCAATCGGTGGCCGTACGCCTGGTCGTTGAGCGCGAGCGTGAAATCAAAGCCTTCGTACCTGAAGAGTATTGGGAAGTTGACGCCAATCTATCGACTCCGGCGGGTGATACTCTGCCGGTTGCGGTCACTCATCAGAACGATAAACCGTTCCGTCCTGTTAACCGCGAAGAAACCGAAGCCGCCGTCGCGCTGCTGAAAAAGGCAAGTTACAGTGTCACCGAGCGTGAAGATAAGCCGACCAGCAGTAAGCCTGGCGCGCCGTTTATCACCTCTACGCTGCAACAGGCTGCCAGCACCCGTCTGGGCTTTGGGGTGAAAAAAACCATGATGATGGCCCAGCGCTTATACGAAGCCGGGTACATTACTTATATGCGTACTGACTCCACCAACCTGAGCCAGGACGCGCTGAACATGGTTCGCGATTATATCGGTGACAACTTTGGCGATAAGTATCTGCCGAAGGCCGCTAACTCCTATGCCAGCAAAGAGAACTCTCAGGAAGCGCACGAAGCTATTCGTCCTTCAGACGTCGCGGTACTTGCTGAAACGCTCAAGGATATGGAAGCCGACGCACAGAAACTGTATCAGCTTATCTGGCGTCAGTTTGTGGCCTGCCAGATGACACCTGCGCAGTATGACTCGACTACGCTGACCGTTTCTGCCGGTGATTTCCGTCTTAAAGCCCGTGGCCGTATTTTGCGCTTTGATGGCTGGACGCGCGTTATGCCTGCGCTGCGTAAAGGCGATGAAGACCGTACGCTGCCTGCGGTAAATCGCGGCGATGCGCTGTCGCTGATTGACCTGCTGCCAGAGCAGCATTTTACCAAACCGCCTGCTCGCTTTAGCGAAGCCTCACTGGTTAAAGAGTTGGAAAAACGCGGCATTGGTCGTCCGTCTACTTACGCGTCCATCATCTCCACCATTCAGGATCGCGGTTACGTTAAAACCGAAAACCGTCGTTTCTATGCTGAGAAAATGGGTGAAATAGTGACAGACCGCCTGGAAGAGAACTTCCGCGGGCTGATGAACTATGACTTTACCGCGCAGATGGAAAACAGCCTCGACCAGGTCGCTAACCACGAAGCCGAGTGGAAAGGGGTACTGGATAATTTCTTCGGTGACTTTACTAAACAGCTGGAAACGGCTGAAAAAGATCCTGAAGAAGGCGGGATGCGTCCTAACCAGATGGTACTGACCAGCATCGACTGCCCAACCTGTGGTCGTAAGATGGGGATCCGTACCGCCAGCACCGGGGTGTTCCTGGGATGTTCTGGTTATGCGCTGTCGCCAAAAGAGCGCTGCAAAACCACCATCAACCTGATTTCGGAAAACGAAGTTCTGAACGTGCTGGAAGGCGACGACGCGGAAACCAACGCGCTGCGTGCCAAACGCCGCTGCCAGAAGTGTGGCACGGCAATGGACAGTTACCTTATCGATCCTAAGCGTAAGCTGCATGTCTGCGGTAATAACCCAGGTTGTGATGGTTACGAGATTGAAGAGGGCGAGTTCCGCATTAAAGGCTATGATGGCCCGGTCGTTGAGTGTGAGAAATGTGGCTCTGAAATGCACCTGAAAATGGGGCGCTTCGGCAAATACATGGGCTGTACCAACGAAGAGTGTAAGAACACCCGCAAAATCTTGCGTAACGGCGAAGTCGCGCCACCGAAGGAAGATCCGGTTCCATTACCAGAACTGCCTTGCGAGAAGTCTGACGCCTATTTCGTGCTGCGTGACGGCGCTGCCGGGGTCTTCCTGGCTGCCAACACCTTCCCGAAATCGCGCGAAACCCGTGCGCCTGCGGTAGAAGAACTGTATCGCTTCCGCGATCGTCTGCCTGAGAAACTGCGCTATCTGGCGGATGCGCCGGCTCAGGATCCTCAAGGCAATAAAACCACGGTGCGCTTTAGCCGTAAAACTAAGCAGCAGTACGTGGCTTCTGAAAAAGACGGTAAAGCGACCGGCTGGTCGGCCTTCTTTGTCGATGGCAAATGGGTTGAAACGAAAAAGTAA
- the cysB gene encoding LysR family transcriptional regulator CysB encodes MKLQQLRYIVEVVNHNLNVSSTAEGLYTSQPGISKQVRMLEDELGVQIFSRSGKHLTQVTPAGEEIIRIAREVLSKVEAIKSVAGEHTWPDKGSLYVATTHTQARYALPGVIKGFIERYPRVSLHMHQGSPTQIAEAVSKGNADFAIATEALHLYDDLVMLPCYHWNRAIVVTPDHPLAGKGEVTIEELAQYPLVTYTFGFTGRSELDTAFSRAGLSPHIVFTATDADVIKTYVRLGLGVGVIASMAIDPVSDPDLVRLDANSIFSHSTTKIGFRRSTFLRSYMYDFIQRFAPHLTRDVVDAAVALRNNEDIELMFRDIKLPSR; translated from the coding sequence ATGAAATTACAGCAGCTCCGCTATATCGTTGAGGTGGTTAATCACAACCTGAATGTTTCCTCGACGGCTGAAGGTCTGTATACCTCTCAACCGGGTATCAGTAAGCAAGTTCGTATGCTCGAGGATGAGCTTGGTGTCCAGATTTTCTCACGCAGTGGAAAACATCTGACGCAGGTCACTCCCGCCGGTGAGGAGATTATCCGCATCGCCCGCGAGGTGTTATCGAAAGTAGAGGCTATTAAATCGGTCGCCGGGGAACATACCTGGCCTGATAAAGGCTCTCTTTATGTGGCCACTACCCATACTCAGGCCCGTTATGCGCTGCCTGGCGTGATTAAAGGTTTTATTGAGCGTTATCCGCGGGTTTCTTTGCATATGCACCAGGGTTCTCCGACCCAGATAGCTGAGGCAGTTTCTAAGGGCAATGCCGATTTTGCCATCGCGACCGAAGCGCTGCATTTGTATGATGACCTGGTGATGCTGCCATGCTATCACTGGAATCGCGCTATTGTTGTCACGCCCGATCACCCGCTGGCCGGTAAAGGTGAAGTCACGATAGAAGAGCTGGCACAGTATCCCCTCGTCACTTATACCTTCGGTTTTACCGGGCGTTCAGAGCTGGATACCGCCTTTAGCCGCGCAGGCTTGTCGCCACACATAGTTTTCACCGCCACAGACGCTGACGTTATTAAAACTTATGTCCGCCTGGGGCTGGGTGTTGGCGTTATCGCCAGTATGGCTATCGATCCCGTTTCCGACCCGGATCTGGTGCGCCTGGATGCAAACTCTATTTTTAGCCACAGCACGACCAAAATAGGCTTCCGCCGCAGTACTTTCCTGCGTAGTTATATGTATGATTTTATTCAACGTTTTGCGCCTCATCTGACTCGTGATGTGGTGGATGCTGCCGTGGCATTGCGCAATAACGAAGATATCGAACTAATGTTCCGCGACATTAAACTGCCAAGCCGCTGA
- the acnA gene encoding aconitate hydratase, with amino-acid sequence MSSTLREASKDTLQALNKTYHYYSLPLAAKKLGDIGRLPKSLKVLLENLLRWQDDETVNEQDIQALADWLKHAHADREIAYRPARVLMQDFTGVPAVVDLAAMREAVQRLGGDVAKVNPHSPVDLVIDHSVTVDHFGTDDAFEDNVELEMERNHERYVFLRWGQQAFSRFRVVPPGTGICHQVNLEYLGKAVWSEEQDGKLWAWPDTLVGTDSHTTMINGLGVLGWGVGGIEAEAAMLGQPVSMLIPDVVGFKLSGKLREGITATDLVLTVTQMLRKHGVVGKFVEFYGDGLDSLPLADRATIANMSPEYGATCGFFPVDGVTLEYMRLSGRSEEQVALVEAYAKAQGMWRNAGDEPVFTSTLSLDMSEVEASLAGPKRPQDRVALAKVPEAFNQSLELTVNQKVPAVKTVDYQQDGQSYALPEGAVVIAAITSCTNTSNPSVMLAAGLLAKKAIEAGLMRQPWVKASLAPGSKVVSDYLAKAGLTPYLDKLGFNLVGYGCTTCIGNSGPLPEPIEAAIRKADLTVGAVLSGNRNFEGRIHPLVKTNWLASPPLVVAYALAGNMNTDLTSQPLGEGKEGKPVYLKDIWPSAQEIAAAVRDVSTEMFSKEYAEVFKGTPEWRAIEVSDAATYDWQEDSTYIRLSPFFDDMGKEPQAVADIKGARILAMLGDSVTTDHISPAGNIKADSPAGRYLQEHGVKREDFNSYGSRRGNHEVMMRGTFANIRIRNEMVPGVEGGMTRMAPGGTEVLAIYDAAMRYKQQNIPLAVIAGKEYGSGSSRDWAAKGPRLQGVRVVIAESFERIHRSNLIGMGILPLEFPQGVTRKTLGLTGDEAIDVLDPGNLKPGGEVPVTLTMPDGTKQVLNCRCRIDTSTELTYYRNDGILHYVIRNMLK; translated from the coding sequence ATGTCGTCGACCCTACGCGAGGCCAGCAAGGACACATTACAGGCGCTGAATAAAACCTATCACTACTACAGCCTGCCGCTGGCCGCCAAAAAACTTGGAGATATTGGCCGCTTACCCAAATCCCTTAAAGTTCTATTAGAAAACCTGCTGCGTTGGCAGGATGATGAAACTGTTAACGAACAGGATATTCAGGCGCTGGCTGACTGGCTTAAACATGCCCACGCCGACCGGGAAATTGCCTATCGCCCGGCGCGCGTTTTGATGCAGGATTTCACCGGCGTTCCGGCGGTGGTTGATCTGGCGGCGATGCGTGAGGCGGTACAGCGCCTGGGAGGCGATGTCGCAAAAGTTAATCCACATTCCCCGGTCGATCTGGTTATCGACCACTCAGTGACTGTTGACCACTTCGGTACCGATGATGCCTTTGAGGATAACGTTGAGCTGGAGATGGAGCGTAACCACGAGCGTTACGTTTTCCTGCGCTGGGGCCAGCAGGCTTTCAGCCGTTTTCGAGTGGTGCCGCCGGGTACCGGTATTTGTCACCAGGTGAACCTGGAGTATCTCGGTAAAGCGGTTTGGAGCGAAGAGCAGGACGGCAAATTGTGGGCCTGGCCAGACACTCTGGTCGGTACCGATTCTCATACCACCATGATTAACGGTCTGGGCGTTTTGGGCTGGGGCGTTGGCGGGATTGAGGCCGAGGCCGCCATGCTTGGACAGCCGGTATCTATGCTAATTCCCGATGTCGTCGGCTTCAAGCTGAGCGGCAAGCTGCGGGAAGGGATTACGGCTACAGACCTGGTGCTGACAGTCACGCAGATGCTGCGTAAACACGGCGTGGTGGGTAAGTTTGTTGAATTTTATGGCGATGGGCTGGACTCGCTGCCGCTGGCCGATCGGGCGACCATCGCCAATATGTCACCGGAATATGGTGCTACCTGTGGCTTCTTCCCGGTTGATGGTGTCACACTGGAGTATATGCGCCTAAGCGGGCGGAGCGAGGAGCAGGTTGCCCTGGTTGAAGCCTACGCTAAAGCACAGGGGATGTGGCGCAATGCCGGAGATGAACCTGTATTCACCAGCACGCTGAGCCTCGATATGAGTGAGGTGGAGGCAAGCCTGGCTGGGCCTAAACGCCCTCAGGACAGAGTCGCACTGGCGAAGGTTCCTGAAGCCTTTAATCAAAGCCTTGAGCTGACCGTCAATCAAAAAGTCCCGGCGGTTAAAACCGTAGATTATCAGCAGGATGGGCAAAGTTATGCGCTGCCAGAAGGGGCAGTCGTGATTGCTGCAATTACCTCCTGTACCAACACCTCAAACCCTAGCGTAATGCTGGCGGCTGGCCTGCTGGCGAAGAAAGCCATCGAGGCTGGATTGATGCGTCAGCCGTGGGTCAAAGCCTCTCTTGCCCCGGGCTCTAAAGTCGTTTCGGACTACCTGGCTAAAGCCGGACTGACGCCGTATCTCGATAAGCTGGGCTTCAACCTGGTCGGTTACGGTTGTACCACCTGTATCGGTAACTCTGGTCCGCTTCCGGAACCGATCGAGGCGGCTATTCGTAAAGCCGATTTAACGGTCGGCGCGGTGCTGTCGGGTAACCGAAACTTTGAAGGGCGCATTCATCCGCTAGTTAAAACCAACTGGCTGGCTTCGCCTCCGCTAGTGGTGGCCTACGCTCTGGCTGGCAACATGAATACCGATTTAACCAGCCAGCCGCTAGGTGAAGGAAAAGAGGGTAAGCCTGTCTACCTGAAAGATATCTGGCCTTCGGCCCAGGAGATTGCGGCTGCGGTACGCGATGTTTCTACCGAGATGTTTAGTAAAGAGTATGCAGAGGTGTTTAAAGGTACACCGGAGTGGCGTGCCATAGAGGTCTCGGATGCGGCAACCTACGACTGGCAGGAAGATTCGACCTATATCCGGCTGTCGCCATTCTTTGATGACATGGGCAAAGAGCCCCAGGCCGTTGCTGATATAAAAGGTGCGCGTATTCTTGCCATGCTTGGTGACTCGGTGACCACGGATCACATTTCACCTGCGGGTAATATTAAAGCCGACAGTCCTGCCGGGCGTTATCTCCAGGAGCACGGCGTTAAACGTGAAGACTTTAACTCCTACGGCTCCCGACGCGGCAACCATGAAGTTATGATGCGCGGTACTTTTGCTAACATTCGTATTCGCAATGAGATGGTACCCGGTGTGGAAGGCGGTATGACGCGTATGGCGCCGGGAGGAACTGAGGTGCTGGCTATTTACGATGCGGCTATGCGCTATAAACAGCAAAATATCCCGCTGGCGGTGATTGCCGGTAAAGAGTATGGCTCTGGCTCCAGCCGCGATTGGGCGGCAAAAGGGCCGCGTCTGCAAGGGGTTCGGGTTGTTATCGCGGAGTCCTTTGAACGTATCCACCGCTCTAACCTGATTGGAATGGGGATACTGCCGCTAGAGTTCCCACAAGGAGTGACGCGTAAAACACTTGGGCTGACCGGTGATGAGGCGATTGATGTCCTTGACCCAGGCAATCTGAAACCTGGTGGGGAAGTGCCGGTGACGCTAACGATGCCCGACGGTACTAAGCAGGTGCTCAACTGCCGCTGCCGGATAGATACCTCTACCGAACTGACTTACTACCGTAACGACGGCATTTTGCATTACGTTATTCGTAATATGCTTAAATAA
- the ribA gene encoding GTP cyclohydrolase-2, whose translation MQLKRVAEAKLPTPWGDFLMVGFEEVATGQDHVALVFGDITGSEPVLARVHSECLTGDALFSLRCDCGFQLEAALTHIAEEGRGILLYHRQEGRNIGLLNKIRAYALQDQGYDTVEANHQLGFAADERDFTICADMFKLLGVDAVRLLTNNPKKVEILTEAGINISERVPLIVGRNPKNAHYLDTKAEKMGHLLSE comes from the coding sequence ATGCAGCTTAAACGTGTGGCAGAAGCCAAACTGCCAACCCCATGGGGTGATTTTTTAATGGTGGGGTTTGAGGAAGTAGCAACCGGGCAAGATCACGTGGCCCTGGTCTTTGGCGATATTACCGGCAGTGAGCCGGTGCTGGCTCGCGTTCACTCCGAATGTCTGACCGGCGATGCCCTATTCAGTCTGCGCTGCGACTGCGGCTTTCAGCTTGAAGCGGCGTTAACGCATATTGCTGAAGAAGGTCGCGGCATACTGCTTTATCATCGTCAGGAAGGCCGTAACATCGGTCTTTTGAACAAAATTCGCGCCTATGCTCTGCAGGATCAAGGGTATGACACGGTTGAAGCCAACCATCAGTTGGGTTTTGCCGCCGATGAGCGTGATTTCACTATCTGCGCCGATATGTTCAAACTGCTGGGGGTCGATGCCGTACGCCTGCTGACGAATAACCCGAAAAAGGTCGAAATTTTGACTGAAGCCGGGATCAACATCAGCGAACGCGTGCCGCTTATCGTGGGACGCAATCCAAAAAATGCCCACTATCTGGACACCAAGGCCGAAAAAATGGGCCACCTGCTGTCTGAGTAA
- the pgpB gene encoding phosphatidylglycerophosphatase B encodes MLSIAKRTVPGALVLLIMPVAVWLSGWRWQAGDDARWLKLLYWVTETVTQPWGIITHVLLCGWFLWCLRFRLKPALMLFALLGVAILAGQGVKSWVKKQVQEPRPYVIWLEQEHQVPVDAFYRLSRSERGNLVKEQLQQETTVPAWLRSHWQRETGFAFPSGHTMFAASWALLGVGLLWPRRRTLTIIILMVWATAVMGSRLVLGMHWPRDLVVATLISWLLVTLACWLAQRLCGPLTPPAEERQNSEAGL; translated from the coding sequence ATGCTTTCCATCGCAAAACGTACCGTGCCGGGTGCATTGGTCCTGCTCATTATGCCTGTAGCCGTGTGGCTGTCCGGCTGGCGCTGGCAGGCAGGAGATGATGCCCGGTGGTTAAAGCTGCTTTATTGGGTCACAGAAACTGTAACTCAACCCTGGGGTATTATTACGCACGTATTGCTATGCGGATGGTTCCTGTGGTGTCTGCGTTTTCGGCTCAAACCGGCTCTGATGTTGTTTGCTTTGTTAGGTGTAGCAATTCTTGCAGGCCAGGGCGTTAAATCCTGGGTCAAAAAGCAGGTTCAGGAGCCGAGGCCTTATGTCATCTGGCTGGAGCAAGAGCATCAGGTTCCGGTGGATGCGTTTTACCGGCTTTCACGCAGTGAGCGCGGTAACCTGGTAAAAGAGCAGCTGCAACAAGAAACAACGGTACCTGCGTGGTTACGTAGCCACTGGCAGCGTGAAACCGGTTTTGCGTTCCCTTCAGGGCATACCATGTTTGCGGCAAGCTGGGCGCTGCTTGGGGTAGGATTGCTGTGGCCGCGGCGGCGGACTCTCACTATCATAATACTTATGGTTTGGGCGACAGCGGTGATGGGAAGTCGCCTGGTGCTGGGGATGCACTGGCCGCGAGATTTAGTCGTCGCCACACTGATTTCCTGGCTGCTGGTGACGCTGGCTTGCTGGCTGGCCCAGCGCTTATGCGGGCCGCTAACGCCACCGGCAGAAGAACGGCAGAATAGTGAGGCTGGCTTGTAA
- the yciS gene encoding lipopolysaccharide assembly protein A, translating to MKYLLIFLLVLAIFVVSVTLGAQNDQLVNFNYLIARGEFRISTLLATLFGAGFVIGWVICGLFWLRLRISVMRLERKNRLLEQQLATELKPASAVPVSAETRD from the coding sequence GTGAAATATCTACTCATTTTCTTACTGGTATTAGCGATTTTTGTCGTGTCTGTAACGTTGGGCGCGCAAAACGATCAATTGGTCAACTTTAATTATCTGATAGCCCGCGGAGAGTTTCGCATCTCTACACTGCTTGCCACGCTTTTTGGTGCAGGGTTCGTTATTGGCTGGGTTATCTGTGGTTTGTTCTGGCTGCGCCTGCGTATTTCGGTAATGCGTCTGGAGCGTAAGAACCGTCTTCTTGAACAGCAACTGGCGACTGAACTGAAGCCTGCCTCCGCCGTGCCCGTTAGCGCGGAAACCAGGGACTAA